A single region of the Halopiger xanaduensis SH-6 genome encodes:
- a CDS encoding phosphotransferase family protein — protein MTGSDDDFDATELESYLAAELDVDVTATERLHEGLNVSVAISTAEAKNAYVLRKPDKLRDTGAFNSLRREFDVLQLLEETTGAAPEPVLLCEDDSIVGAPFLLTTYLEGEPVRLGSYLPERFRNPDARRTVSGRLIETLAELHSADAEPFEEVCERRRPQAQLAHGVDRLEAVTSETDLEPRGLWDVADWLERNVPTGSRATLVHGDYRPSNVLFAGDDHPELSGVLDWETAFLGDPVTELGYLLLRWRDDGDPTPSLGDIEARHSNDDVRRDLRRINERGLAPFTNEPGSPSRRELVARYEERTGFTVENERFYLALAAFLLATVWADVHRHQIESGTESTKEPYVEYLSMIADSIVSGDFEL, from the coding sequence ATGACCGGCAGCGACGACGATTTCGACGCGACCGAACTCGAGTCCTACCTCGCCGCGGAATTAGACGTCGACGTGACGGCGACCGAACGGCTCCACGAGGGACTTAACGTCTCCGTCGCGATTTCGACCGCGGAAGCAAAGAACGCGTACGTGCTCCGCAAACCGGACAAGTTGCGAGACACCGGGGCGTTCAACAGCCTGCGACGAGAGTTCGACGTGCTGCAACTGCTCGAGGAAACGACGGGAGCCGCTCCGGAGCCGGTGTTGCTGTGCGAGGACGACTCGATCGTCGGCGCGCCGTTTCTGCTCACGACCTATCTCGAGGGAGAGCCGGTCCGACTGGGCTCGTACCTGCCCGAGCGGTTCCGGAACCCGGACGCGCGTCGAACGGTGAGCGGTCGCTTGATCGAGACGCTCGCCGAACTCCACTCGGCGGACGCGGAGCCGTTCGAGGAGGTTTGTGAGCGGCGGCGTCCACAGGCGCAACTCGCTCACGGCGTCGACCGACTCGAGGCGGTGACGAGCGAGACCGACCTCGAACCCCGCGGGCTGTGGGACGTTGCGGACTGGCTGGAGCGGAACGTCCCGACGGGCTCGAGGGCGACGCTCGTCCACGGAGACTACAGGCCGAGTAACGTGCTCTTCGCCGGGGACGACCACCCCGAGCTGTCCGGCGTCCTCGATTGGGAAACGGCGTTTCTCGGCGATCCGGTGACCGAACTCGGCTACCTGCTGCTCCGCTGGCGCGACGACGGGGATCCGACGCCGTCGCTCGGCGACATCGAAGCGCGGCATTCGAACGACGACGTGAGACGGGACTTGCGGCGGATCAACGAGCGCGGCCTCGCACCCTTCACGAACGAACCCGGCAGCCCGAGCCGACGGGAACTGGTCGCTCGATACGAGGAGCGGACGGGTTTTACCGTCGAAAACGAACGCTTCTATCTGGCGCTCGCGGCGTTTCTCCTCGCGACGGTCTGGGCGGACGTTCACCGCCACCAGATCGAATCCGGGACGGAATCGACCAAGGAACCGTACGTCGAGTATCTGTCGATGATCGCGGACAGCATCGTCAGCGGTGACTTCGAACTGTAA
- a CDS encoding YihY/virulence factor BrkB family protein codes for MADSDSKRGLRTLVCNVAAVARERQISVKAAGLAYHAFNTLVPLVILALVGAALVDSLEPLLGELASAAGLGGTGLDGAAAAADGSARTRAAVLALSILLWSAVRLFQAINSAFTDVYGSRKDVSYVDEATTVTLVTALYVVLVTVTLAVGVALVSAVGLSLSALGGGLPLALGGSVLLAALLTGVFLPMYYLFPQSDVSVGEVLPGTAFAALSWTALAGGFRLYVATSESVALFGVAGAVLLILTWVYLGGLCLLLGAVLNAVLAGRVEPEDGWVPMREVWSAYTGLFR; via the coding sequence ATGGCTGACTCCGACTCGAAACGGGGGCTCCGAACGCTCGTCTGCAACGTCGCCGCGGTCGCTCGCGAGCGTCAGATAAGCGTCAAAGCGGCGGGGCTGGCCTACCACGCCTTCAACACGCTCGTCCCGCTGGTCATCCTCGCGCTCGTCGGCGCCGCGCTGGTCGACTCGCTCGAGCCGCTGCTCGGGGAGCTCGCGAGCGCGGCCGGCCTCGGCGGAACGGGACTCGACGGTGCAGCGGCGGCCGCCGACGGCAGCGCTCGGACGCGGGCCGCAGTGTTGGCACTCTCTATTCTCCTGTGGAGCGCGGTCCGGCTGTTTCAGGCGATAAACAGCGCGTTCACCGACGTCTACGGCTCGCGGAAGGACGTCTCGTACGTCGATGAGGCGACGACAGTGACCCTCGTAACGGCGCTCTACGTCGTCCTCGTCACCGTGACGCTCGCGGTCGGCGTCGCGCTGGTCAGCGCCGTCGGACTGAGCCTCTCGGCGCTCGGCGGCGGCCTCCCGCTGGCTCTGGGCGGGTCGGTCCTTCTCGCGGCCCTCCTGACCGGCGTCTTCCTGCCGATGTACTACCTCTTTCCCCAATCTGACGTCTCGGTCGGCGAGGTGCTCCCGGGGACCGCGTTCGCGGCCCTCTCCTGGACTGCGCTGGCCGGCGGCTTCCGGCTCTACGTCGCAACGTCGGAGAGCGTCGCGCTGTTCGGCGTCGCCGGCGCCGTCCTCCTGATCCTGACGTGGGTGTATTTGGGCGGGCTCTGCCTGCTCCTCGGGGCGGTCCTGAACGCCGTCCTCGCGGGTCGCGTCGAGCCGGAGGACGGCTGGGTACCGATGCGGGAGGTGTGGTCGGCGTACACGGGACTGTTCCGGTGA
- a CDS encoding DUF2196 domain-containing protein: MSNERPTAEELRQGITVEIVQGDQDVQSEDREPIVGEIGTVYGDDPKGPEVELKSGVVGHVQSVVADE, encoded by the coding sequence ATGTCGAACGAACGACCCACCGCCGAGGAACTCCGCCAGGGTATCACCGTCGAGATCGTCCAGGGCGATCAGGACGTTCAGTCCGAGGATCGAGAGCCGATCGTCGGCGAAATCGGGACGGTCTACGGCGACGATCCGAAGGGGCCGGAGGTGGAGCTGAAAAGCGGCGTCGTCGGCCACGTTCAGTCGGTCGTCGCGGACGAGTAA
- a CDS encoding MBL fold metallo-hydrolase, translating to MTTDSDVTVRLVRHATVLVTIGDTTFLVDPMFASPGENPPVPNSPNDRENPLVPMPDVDRSHDAVVVTHRHTDHFDEAAKDELEADVPLFCQPEEADEFAEEGFTDVRPVDDEVSFDGVTVRRTPGQHGYGQLAEEMGPVSGFVFEGDETLYLAGDTIWYEPVEETLEEYDPEVVVLNGGEAQFEQGEPITMGVEDVAAVREATDATVAVVHMEAINHCLLSRDELRSETDGVLVPEDGERFSP from the coding sequence ATGACAACCGACTCCGACGTCACCGTTCGTCTCGTACGGCACGCCACCGTCCTCGTGACTATCGGCGACACGACGTTCCTCGTCGATCCGATGTTCGCGTCGCCGGGCGAGAACCCGCCCGTGCCGAACTCGCCGAACGACCGCGAGAATCCGCTCGTCCCGATGCCCGACGTCGACCGCTCCCACGACGCCGTGGTCGTCACCCACCGTCACACCGACCACTTCGACGAGGCGGCGAAAGACGAACTCGAGGCGGACGTCCCCCTCTTTTGCCAGCCCGAAGAGGCGGACGAGTTCGCCGAGGAGGGGTTCACCGACGTCCGTCCCGTCGACGACGAGGTGTCGTTCGACGGCGTCACCGTCCGCCGGACGCCCGGTCAACACGGGTACGGACAGCTGGCCGAGGAGATGGGGCCGGTCTCCGGGTTCGTCTTCGAGGGCGACGAGACGCTGTACCTCGCCGGCGACACGATCTGGTACGAGCCGGTCGAGGAGACCCTCGAGGAGTACGATCCCGAGGTGGTCGTCCTCAACGGCGGCGAGGCCCAGTTCGAGCAGGGCGAACCCATTACGATGGGCGTCGAGGACGTCGCCGCCGTCCGCGAGGCGACGGACGCGACGGTCGCCGTCGTTCACATGGAGGCCATCAACCACTGCCTCCTCTCGCGCGACGAGTTACGGTCGGAGACCGACGGCGTTCTCGTCCCCGAGGACGGAGAGCGGTTCTCCCCGTAG